In Microbacterium binotii, one DNA window encodes the following:
- a CDS encoding DUF1349 domain-containing protein: MTVELPGLPPLTWTHSEGRYDREGDVLALTSDAEVDWTNDATGAPPAHTSTSLSFDIDEPFQLSACVSVDAPRTTFDAAVLTLWVDEDSWAKLCFENSPQGEEMVVSVVTDRYSDDANGPVIREGSVWLRVSSLPAGAYAFHYSTDGVVWRFVRQFRLNASTRPRIGFMSQAPMGPAATARFRDISLVREQLADVRDGS, translated from the coding sequence ATGACGGTTGAGTTGCCGGGGCTGCCGCCTCTGACCTGGACCCACAGCGAGGGTCGGTACGACCGGGAGGGCGACGTGCTGGCGCTCACCTCGGACGCGGAGGTCGACTGGACGAACGACGCGACCGGCGCGCCGCCGGCGCACACCTCGACCAGTCTCTCCTTCGACATCGACGAACCCTTCCAACTCTCCGCGTGCGTGTCGGTGGACGCCCCTCGCACCACATTCGATGCCGCGGTGCTCACCCTGTGGGTCGACGAGGACAGCTGGGCGAAGCTGTGCTTCGAGAACTCGCCGCAGGGCGAGGAGATGGTCGTCAGTGTCGTGACGGATCGCTACTCCGACGACGCCAACGGCCCCGTCATCCGGGAAGGCTCGGTCTGGCTCCGCGTGTCGAGCCTTCCGGCCGGCGCGTACGCCTTCCACTACTCGACGGATGGCGTCGTCTGGCGCTTCGTGCGTCAGTTCCGGCTGAACGCGTCGACGCGCCCGCGGATCGGCTTCATGTCACAGGCGCCCATGGGCCCTGCCGCGACCGCCCGCTTCCGGGACATCTCCCTGGTCCGCGAGCAGCTCGCGGACGTGCGCGACGGGAGCTGA
- a CDS encoding GTP pyrophosphokinase: MKVPLEQQQVMMSPAQLREVRDELQRFLLEYRFGMQEIETKISILRDEFLHMHEYNPIEHVTSRLKSPDSLVDKVTRKGIPSDFASIREHITDIAGVRVTCSFTTDAYRLFDLLTQQDDITVRTVKDYIATPKENGYKSLHAIVEVPVFLSTGPVRVPVEVQFRTIAMDFWASLEHKIYYKYDRQVPMGLTESLRDAAETAAALDERMERLHREVHGEQGHTASPPNVIRV, translated from the coding sequence ATGAAGGTGCCGCTCGAGCAGCAACAGGTCATGATGTCCCCCGCGCAGTTGCGCGAGGTGCGCGACGAACTGCAGCGATTCCTCCTCGAGTACCGCTTCGGCATGCAGGAGATCGAGACCAAGATCTCGATCCTGCGGGACGAGTTCCTCCACATGCACGAGTACAACCCGATCGAGCACGTCACCAGCCGCTTGAAGTCGCCCGACAGTCTCGTCGACAAGGTGACGCGCAAGGGCATCCCGTCGGACTTCGCCTCGATCCGTGAGCACATCACCGACATCGCCGGCGTGCGCGTCACGTGCAGCTTCACGACCGATGCGTACCGGCTCTTCGATCTGCTGACCCAGCAGGACGACATCACGGTGCGCACCGTGAAGGACTACATCGCCACGCCCAAGGAGAACGGCTACAAGAGCCTTCACGCGATCGTCGAGGTGCCCGTCTTCCTCTCCACCGGCCCGGTACGGGTTCCGGTCGAAGTGCAGTTCCGCACGATCGCGATGGATTTCTGGGCGAGTCTCGAGCACAAGATCTACTACAAGTACGACCGCCAGGTGCCGATGGGGCTCACCGAGAGCCTGCGCGACGCGGCCGAGACCGCGGCGGCGCTGGACGAGCGGATGGAACGACTGCACCGCGAGGTGCACGGCGAGCAGGGACACACGGCCAGCCCGCCGAACGTCATCCGCGTCTGA
- the treY gene encoding malto-oligosyltrehalose synthase: MLPASTYRLQIRPSFDLDAAAAVVPYLADLGVGWVYLSPLLKATTGSDHGYDVVDPSLVDPARGGGEALDRFVAAAHDAGLGVLVDIVPNHMGVSIPRENPWWWDYLRLGEASVRAAAFDVDRALDDGRVRLPVLGAPLAEVIGEITVDPTPAPDAPDGFVRYYDHELPLAPGSLEGLEPDDVAAVLDRQHYELRFWRDEAALLNYRRFFAVTTLAAVRVEDPRVFDDAHVEILRWVREGLVDGLRVDHPDGLRDPGGYLARLAEVTNGLPVWVEKILERGEELPSWWHTVGTTGYDALGEIERVLVDPAGRAGLDALDAQLRIETGLPSAPSWGELIHGTKREIADTIQASEVARLVRLLPTPIPGARDALAELLALFPTYRSYLPAGRAWFDEAAEAASAARPDLAEAIAALVPLLADGSSELAQRFQQTTGPVMAKGVEDTAFYRFTRLGSLTEVGGDPSEFALDVAGFHAAFARRHASWPHSLTALSTHDTKRGEDVRARLDVLSELPERWAETLDALREIATTGHGPFDALLWQAVIGAWPASAERLHAYAEKAAREAGDATSWLEVNEDFERRMHAVVDAAFGPARPLVESFVAEIAAAGYSNGLSAKVLQLAGPGIPDVYQGSELWEQSLVDPDNRRHVDFAARAATLARLDEGFVPPVDQGAAAKLLVVSRALRLRRDRPHLFTRYTPVTVTGAAAEHAVAFDRGGAIAVATRLPVGLAARGGWGDATLLHPAGAVQDELTGRVFDTELIPLAELLATYPVALLAPVALAAPRG, encoded by the coding sequence ATGCTGCCCGCCTCGACCTACCGCCTGCAGATCCGTCCGAGCTTCGATCTGGATGCGGCCGCCGCCGTCGTCCCCTACCTCGCCGACCTCGGCGTGGGTTGGGTGTACCTGTCGCCGCTGCTGAAGGCGACGACCGGCTCCGATCACGGCTACGACGTCGTCGACCCCTCCCTCGTCGACCCCGCCCGCGGCGGGGGTGAGGCGCTCGACCGGTTCGTGGCGGCCGCCCACGACGCGGGGCTCGGCGTGCTCGTGGACATCGTTCCCAACCACATGGGTGTGTCGATCCCGCGCGAGAACCCGTGGTGGTGGGACTACCTGCGCCTGGGCGAGGCGTCCGTGCGAGCGGCCGCGTTCGACGTCGATCGCGCGCTCGACGACGGACGGGTGCGCCTGCCCGTCCTCGGTGCTCCGCTCGCGGAGGTGATCGGCGAGATCACCGTCGACCCGACACCCGCTCCGGACGCGCCCGACGGGTTCGTGCGCTACTACGACCACGAGCTGCCGCTCGCGCCGGGCTCGCTCGAGGGCCTCGAGCCCGACGACGTCGCCGCGGTGCTCGACCGACAGCACTACGAGCTGCGCTTCTGGCGCGACGAGGCCGCGCTGCTGAACTACCGGCGCTTCTTCGCCGTGACGACGCTCGCCGCCGTCCGCGTCGAGGACCCGCGCGTCTTCGACGACGCGCACGTCGAGATCCTGCGGTGGGTGCGCGAGGGGCTCGTCGACGGCCTGCGCGTCGACCACCCGGACGGGTTGCGGGACCCGGGCGGGTACCTCGCGCGCCTCGCCGAGGTGACGAACGGCCTGCCCGTGTGGGTCGAGAAGATCCTCGAGCGCGGCGAGGAGCTGCCCTCGTGGTGGCACACCGTCGGCACGACCGGCTACGACGCGCTCGGCGAGATCGAGCGCGTGCTCGTCGACCCCGCCGGGCGAGCGGGACTCGACGCCCTCGACGCACAGCTGCGCATCGAGACCGGACTGCCCTCGGCGCCGTCCTGGGGCGAGCTCATCCACGGGACGAAGCGCGAGATCGCCGACACGATCCAGGCCTCAGAGGTCGCGCGGCTGGTGCGCCTGCTGCCGACCCCCATCCCCGGGGCGCGAGACGCCCTGGCCGAGCTCCTCGCCCTGTTCCCCACCTACCGCAGCTACCTGCCGGCGGGGCGCGCGTGGTTCGACGAGGCGGCGGAGGCCGCATCCGCTGCCCGACCGGATCTCGCCGAGGCGATCGCCGCTCTCGTGCCGCTGCTCGCCGACGGCTCGAGCGAGCTCGCGCAGCGCTTTCAGCAGACGACCGGGCCGGTCATGGCGAAGGGGGTCGAAGACACCGCGTTCTACCGCTTCACCCGTCTCGGTTCGCTGACCGAGGTCGGGGGAGACCCCTCCGAGTTCGCGCTCGACGTCGCCGGATTCCACGCCGCCTTCGCCCGCAGGCACGCCTCGTGGCCGCACTCGCTCACCGCGCTGTCCACGCACGACACGAAACGCGGCGAGGACGTCCGGGCGCGGCTCGACGTGCTCTCAGAGCTCCCCGAGCGGTGGGCAGAGACGCTCGACGCGCTGCGCGAGATCGCGACGACCGGCCACGGACCGTTCGACGCGCTGCTCTGGCAGGCCGTCATCGGTGCCTGGCCCGCGAGCGCCGAGCGCCTCCACGCCTACGCGGAGAAGGCCGCACGCGAGGCCGGCGACGCGACCAGTTGGCTCGAGGTGAACGAGGACTTCGAGCGGCGGATGCACGCCGTCGTCGACGCGGCCTTCGGCCCGGCGCGCCCGCTCGTCGAGTCGTTCGTCGCCGAGATCGCTGCGGCCGGATACTCGAACGGCCTGTCCGCCAAGGTCCTCCAGCTCGCCGGCCCCGGCATCCCCGACGTGTACCAGGGGTCCGAGCTGTGGGAGCAGTCGCTCGTCGACCCGGACAACCGCCGCCATGTCGACTTCGCCGCCCGCGCCGCCACGCTCGCCCGGTTGGATGAGGGGTTCGTGCCGCCCGTGGACCAGGGCGCCGCAGCCAAGCTCCTGGTGGTCTCCCGCGCGTTGCGCCTGCGTCGCGACCGCCCGCACCTGTTCACCCGCTACACACCGGTGACCGTGACCGGCGCCGCCGCCGAGCACGCGGTGGCCTTCGATCGCGGCGGAGCGATCGCGGTCGCGACCCGGCTGCCGGTGGGCCTCGCGGCCCGCGGCGGATGGGGCGACGCCACGCTGCTGCACCCCGCCGGCGCTGTGCAGGACGAGCTGACCGGCCGGGTCTTCGACACCGAGCTGATCCCGCTCGCCGAGCTGCTGGCGACCTACCCGGTCGCCCTCCTCGCACCGGTCGCGCTCGCGGCGCCGCGCGGATGA
- the glgX gene encoding glycogen debranching protein GlgX: MHTWPGSAYPLGATYDGNGTNFALFSEGAERVELCLFDDDDVETRLDIIEVDAFVWHAYLPNVGPGQRYGYRVHGPYDPASGQRFNPNKLLLDPYAKAVDGQIDWDQSLFGYNFGDPDSRNDDDSAAHMMKAVVINPFFDWGGDRQPKTPYSETFIYEAHVKGLTKLHPGIPEEIRGTYSAIAHPVIIEHLKKLGVTAIELMPVHQFVDDDTLQQKGLSNYWGYNTIAFLAPQNTYSSTGGSGQQVQEFKGMVRALHAAGIEVILDVVYNHTAEGNHLGPTLSMKGIDNEAYYRLEADDKRYYTDYTGTGNSLNVGNPHALQLIMDSLRYWVLEMHVDGFRFDLAATLAREFYEVDRLAAFFELVQQDPIVSQVKLIAEPWDVGPGGYQVGNFPPQWTEWNGKYRDTVRDFWRGEPATLGEFASRLTGSADLYENSGRRPVASVNFVTAHDGFTLRDLVSYNEKHNDANGEDGNDGESHNRSYNFGVEGPTDDVEVLTLRARAQRNFIATLLLSQGIPMLLHGDELGRTQGGNNNGYAQDNEITWVDWENVDLPLIEFTAALSRLRRDHPTFRRSRFFDGRPVLQEEDAPVPDIVWLRPDGTPMRPEDWDSGFGRAVGVFLNGNGIRERDRRGEQIIDSHFIVLFNAGDEPVEFTLPNVDFSPEWDVLVDTAGNRADSEPVRPGDVLPVETKSLIVLREHHESEAEPDHSVAASLTQNLTVPVDEVPGAAPKSELPH, translated from the coding sequence GTGCACACCTGGCCCGGATCGGCTTATCCCTTGGGGGCGACGTACGACGGGAACGGTACGAACTTCGCGCTCTTCAGCGAAGGGGCAGAACGCGTCGAGCTGTGCCTGTTCGACGACGATGATGTCGAGACGCGTCTCGACATCATCGAGGTCGACGCGTTCGTCTGGCACGCCTACCTGCCCAACGTCGGCCCGGGGCAGCGCTACGGCTACCGCGTGCACGGTCCGTACGATCCCGCGTCGGGCCAGCGGTTCAACCCCAACAAGCTGCTGCTCGACCCGTACGCGAAGGCCGTCGACGGCCAGATCGACTGGGACCAGTCGCTCTTCGGCTACAACTTCGGCGACCCGGATTCGCGCAACGACGACGACTCCGCCGCGCACATGATGAAGGCCGTCGTCATCAATCCCTTCTTCGACTGGGGCGGCGACCGCCAGCCGAAGACGCCCTACTCGGAGACCTTCATCTACGAGGCTCACGTGAAGGGCCTCACCAAGCTCCATCCCGGGATCCCCGAGGAGATCCGCGGCACGTACAGCGCGATCGCGCATCCGGTCATCATCGAGCACCTCAAGAAGCTCGGCGTGACCGCCATCGAGCTCATGCCCGTGCACCAGTTCGTCGACGACGACACCCTGCAGCAGAAGGGGCTGTCGAACTACTGGGGCTACAACACCATCGCGTTCCTCGCGCCGCAGAACACGTACTCCTCCACGGGCGGCAGCGGGCAGCAGGTGCAGGAGTTCAAGGGCATGGTGCGGGCGCTGCACGCGGCCGGCATCGAAGTCATCCTCGACGTGGTCTACAACCACACGGCCGAGGGCAACCACCTCGGGCCGACCCTGTCGATGAAGGGCATCGACAACGAGGCGTACTACCGCCTCGAAGCCGACGACAAGCGGTACTACACGGACTACACCGGCACGGGCAACAGCCTCAACGTCGGCAATCCCCACGCGCTGCAGCTGATCATGGATTCGCTGCGCTACTGGGTGCTCGAGATGCACGTCGACGGCTTCCGGTTCGATCTTGCCGCCACCCTCGCACGCGAGTTCTACGAGGTCGACCGCCTCGCCGCCTTCTTCGAGCTCGTGCAGCAGGATCCGATCGTCAGCCAGGTCAAGCTCATCGCCGAGCCGTGGGATGTGGGACCCGGCGGATACCAGGTGGGCAACTTCCCGCCGCAGTGGACCGAGTGGAACGGCAAGTACCGCGACACGGTGCGCGACTTCTGGCGCGGCGAGCCGGCCACGCTCGGCGAGTTCGCCTCCCGGCTCACCGGTTCCGCAGACCTCTACGAGAACTCCGGGCGGCGGCCCGTCGCATCCGTGAACTTCGTGACCGCACACGACGGGTTCACCCTGCGCGACCTCGTCTCGTACAACGAGAAGCACAACGACGCGAACGGCGAGGACGGCAACGACGGCGAATCGCACAATCGCTCGTACAACTTCGGCGTCGAGGGTCCGACCGACGACGTCGAGGTGCTGACGCTGCGTGCCCGCGCCCAGCGCAACTTCATCGCGACGCTGCTGCTCAGCCAGGGCATCCCGATGCTCCTGCACGGCGATGAGCTCGGCCGCACGCAGGGCGGCAACAACAACGGCTACGCGCAGGACAACGAGATCACGTGGGTCGACTGGGAGAACGTCGACCTTCCCCTCATCGAGTTCACCGCGGCGCTGTCGCGTCTCCGCCGCGATCACCCCACGTTCCGTCGCAGCCGCTTCTTCGACGGCCGTCCGGTGCTGCAGGAAGAGGACGCGCCCGTCCCCGACATCGTGTGGCTGCGTCCCGACGGCACGCCCATGCGTCCCGAGGACTGGGACTCCGGCTTCGGCCGTGCCGTCGGCGTCTTCCTCAACGGCAACGGCATCCGCGAACGCGATCGCCGGGGCGAGCAGATCATCGACAGTCACTTCATCGTGCTCTTCAACGCCGGCGATGAGCCGGTGGAGTTCACGCTGCCGAACGTCGACTTCTCGCCCGAGTGGGACGTGCTCGTCGACACCGCCGGCAACCGTGCCGACTCGGAGCCCGTCCGCCCGGGGGATGTGCTGCCGGTCGAGACGAAGTCGCTCATCGTGCTGCGCGAGCACCACGAGAGTGAGGCAGAGCCCGATCACTCGGTCGCCGCATCCCTGACGCAGAACCTCACGGTCCCTGTCGACGAGGTGCCCGGCGCTGCTCCCAAGTCCGAGCTCCCGCACTGA
- a CDS encoding glutaminase: protein MDAVAELLDATRRELGDVPREALGVWRSRRILGIPAAPRIVSAGSAWHLGVLLLTEDAVLATGEIVRAREEVRRGFAAESQRERAAIAAAAFRGGFAEGQSVHVGWEPIDPAAVDAASSPLRLGADGPLVRWSAAGEFMPLRAYLAERVALARTPPAGA from the coding sequence GTGGACGCCGTGGCCGAACTCCTGGATGCGACCCGTCGCGAGCTGGGCGACGTGCCGCGCGAGGCGCTGGGCGTGTGGCGCAGCCGCCGCATCCTCGGTATCCCGGCGGCGCCGCGCATCGTGTCCGCGGGCTCGGCCTGGCACCTGGGCGTGCTGCTGCTGACGGAGGACGCCGTGCTCGCGACGGGCGAGATCGTCCGCGCGCGCGAAGAGGTGCGCCGCGGCTTCGCGGCCGAGTCGCAGCGGGAGCGGGCAGCGATCGCCGCGGCCGCCTTCCGGGGCGGATTCGCCGAAGGGCAGAGCGTGCACGTCGGCTGGGAGCCGATCGATCCGGCAGCGGTGGACGCCGCATCCTCACCGCTGCGCCTCGGCGCCGACGGGCCCCTCGTGCGCTGGAGCGCGGCCGGCGAATTCATGCCGCTTCGCGCGTACCTCGCCGAGCGCGTAGCCCTCGCCCGCACACCGCCCGCGGGAGCGTGA
- the treZ gene encoding malto-oligosyltrehalose trehalohydrolase, giving the protein MIELWAPTARRVRMRSGAGLGRESELTAAADGWWQAPVDLADGERYGFVLDDGELRPDPRSRRQPEGVHAASAWVDTAAFAWTDAAWTGRQLAGGLIYELHLGTFTPEGTLDAAIERLPHLVELGVSHIELLPVNGFNGVWNWGYDGVAWYTVHEAYGGPAGYARFVDAAHAAGLAVVQDVVYNHLGPSGNYLPEFGPYLREGTRNTWGDSVNLDEPAVRAYIVENALMWLRDYHVDALRLDAVHALHDERPVHILREMAEAVDALSAHVGRPLTLIAESDMNDPTLILPREAGGYGLAAQWSDDWHHAVHVALTGEISGYYADFAASDALEKVWTRGFFHDGTYSSFRERHHGHPIPAEVPTWRLVTFAQDHDQIGNRAAGDRLSATLSPDRLAVAAVLTLTAPGTPMLFMGEEWGASTPWPFFTSHPEEWLGEAVRKGRAEEFAKTDWDEASVPDPQDPATFQSAKLVWEEAEAGDHARILALHRNLARLRRERPELTDPASAHLSAAIERTDAAPSARRFVLGRGSLRVIVNLAAEPWHVPLEAAEDVLLATVPVSPAAGAVTVPADAAVVLGPPLG; this is encoded by the coding sequence ATGATCGAGCTCTGGGCGCCGACGGCGCGGCGGGTGAGGATGCGGTCGGGTGCCGGGCTCGGCCGCGAGAGCGAGCTGACCGCGGCGGCGGACGGATGGTGGCAGGCACCGGTCGATCTCGCCGACGGCGAGCGATACGGGTTCGTGCTCGACGACGGCGAGCTGCGCCCCGACCCGCGCTCGCGCCGGCAGCCTGAAGGTGTGCACGCGGCATCCGCGTGGGTCGACACCGCCGCGTTCGCGTGGACCGACGCGGCGTGGACCGGCCGGCAGCTGGCGGGCGGTCTGATCTACGAGCTGCACCTCGGCACGTTCACGCCGGAGGGGACGCTGGACGCGGCGATCGAGCGGCTGCCGCACCTGGTCGAACTGGGTGTGAGTCACATCGAGCTGCTGCCCGTGAACGGGTTCAACGGCGTCTGGAACTGGGGCTACGACGGCGTCGCCTGGTACACCGTGCACGAGGCCTACGGTGGCCCGGCGGGCTACGCGCGCTTCGTCGACGCGGCCCACGCCGCCGGCCTCGCCGTCGTGCAGGACGTCGTGTACAACCACCTCGGTCCGTCCGGGAACTACCTCCCGGAGTTCGGCCCGTACCTGCGCGAGGGCACCCGTAACACCTGGGGCGACTCCGTCAACCTCGACGAGCCGGCCGTCCGCGCATACATCGTCGAGAACGCCCTGATGTGGCTCCGGGACTACCACGTGGACGCGCTGCGACTGGATGCGGTGCACGCGCTGCACGATGAGCGCCCCGTCCACATCCTGCGCGAGATGGCGGAGGCCGTCGACGCCCTGTCGGCGCACGTGGGTCGGCCGCTGACCCTCATCGCGGAGAGCGACATGAACGACCCGACGCTGATCCTGCCGCGCGAGGCCGGCGGCTACGGTCTGGCCGCGCAGTGGAGCGACGACTGGCATCATGCCGTCCATGTCGCGCTCACCGGTGAGATCAGCGGCTATTACGCGGACTTCGCCGCATCCGACGCGCTCGAGAAGGTGTGGACGCGCGGGTTCTTCCACGACGGCACGTACTCGTCGTTCCGGGAGCGCCACCACGGGCATCCGATCCCCGCGGAGGTGCCGACCTGGCGTCTCGTGACCTTCGCCCAGGACCACGACCAGATCGGCAACCGCGCCGCGGGCGATCGGCTGAGTGCGACGCTCTCGCCCGACCGGCTGGCGGTCGCGGCCGTGCTGACGCTGACCGCGCCCGGAACGCCCATGCTCTTCATGGGCGAGGAGTGGGGCGCGTCGACCCCGTGGCCGTTCTTCACCTCGCATCCGGAGGAGTGGCTCGGCGAGGCGGTGCGGAAGGGGCGCGCGGAGGAGTTCGCGAAGACGGACTGGGACGAAGCCTCAGTGCCTGACCCGCAGGATCCGGCGACGTTCCAGAGCGCCAAGCTCGTGTGGGAGGAGGCCGAGGCGGGCGACCATGCCCGCATCCTCGCGCTCCACCGGAACCTCGCGCGGCTGCGGCGCGAGCGGCCCGAGCTCACCGATCCCGCGTCGGCGCACCTGTCCGCCGCGATCGAGCGAACGGATGCGGCGCCGTCCGCGCGGCGGTTCGTGCTGGGGCGCGGGTCGTTGCGGGTCATCGTGAACCTCGCGGCCGAGCCGTGGCACGTGCCGCTCGAGGCGGCGGAGGACGTGCTGCTCGCCACCGTCCCCGTCTCGCCCGCTGCCGGCGCGGTGACCGTCCCGGCGGATGCCGCCGTGGTGCTCGGCCCGCCCCTGGGCTGA
- a CDS encoding isopenicillin N synthase family dioxygenase, with protein MTFHVPLVDITAYVSDGSPEAKAEVARAIDDACRTVGFIQITGHGIPDAVTAGLTDAMDRFFALDLEQKKTYRTPPQINRGYSPPKSESLSLSLGVESANRMNDFFEAFNVGAAQADYPASPDLPQPEYADNLWPDVDGFEAQVQAYFAEAARVARTMTRIFADALGLEPDFFDRRTGHSLDVMRMNNYALPPGTDVTLDGDLVGMGEHTDYGIVTILWADQVKGLQVLGADGSWNDVAPADDALLINLGDVTARWTNERWMSTLHRVKPPVIDGTIERRRSAAFFHDGDVDALIETLPSCVDAEHPDLYEPITVGDHIRAKLAGSREGKANEKAERESQRVLSSYR; from the coding sequence ATGACCTTCCACGTCCCCCTCGTCGACATCACCGCGTACGTCTCCGACGGCAGCCCCGAGGCGAAAGCCGAGGTCGCGCGCGCGATCGACGACGCCTGCCGCACGGTCGGCTTCATCCAGATCACCGGACACGGCATTCCGGATGCGGTCACCGCCGGCCTGACCGACGCGATGGACCGCTTCTTCGCTCTCGATCTGGAGCAGAAGAAGACCTATCGCACACCCCCGCAGATCAACCGCGGCTACAGCCCGCCCAAATCCGAGTCCCTCAGCCTCTCGCTCGGCGTCGAGTCGGCGAATCGGATGAACGACTTCTTCGAGGCATTCAACGTCGGTGCCGCGCAGGCCGACTATCCCGCATCCCCGGATCTTCCGCAGCCGGAGTACGCCGACAACCTGTGGCCCGACGTCGACGGTTTCGAGGCGCAGGTGCAGGCGTACTTCGCCGAGGCGGCGCGCGTGGCACGCACGATGACCCGCATCTTCGCCGACGCGCTCGGGCTGGAGCCGGACTTCTTCGACCGACGCACCGGCCACTCCCTCGACGTCATGCGGATGAACAACTACGCGCTGCCGCCCGGGACCGACGTGACGTTGGACGGCGACCTCGTCGGGATGGGTGAGCACACCGACTACGGCATCGTGACGATCCTCTGGGCCGACCAGGTGAAGGGTCTGCAGGTGCTCGGCGCCGACGGGTCGTGGAACGACGTCGCTCCCGCCGACGACGCGCTTCTCATCAACCTCGGCGATGTGACGGCGCGCTGGACGAACGAGCGGTGGATGTCCACCCTGCACCGGGTGAAGCCGCCCGTGATCGACGGCACGATCGAGCGCCGTCGATCGGCCGCCTTCTTCCACGACGGCGACGTCGATGCGCTCATCGAGACGCTGCCGTCCTGCGTCGACGCGGAGCACCCGGATCTGTACGAGCCCATCACCGTCGGCGACCACATCCGTGCGAAGCTCGCGGGCTCGCGCGAAGGGAAGGCGAACGAGAAGGCGGAGCGGGAGTCTCAGCGGGTGCTCTCGAGCTACCGCTGA
- the xylB gene encoding xylulokinase has product MTLVLGVDSSTQSCKVVVIDAESGAIVRTGRASHPDGTEVDPAAWWEALQAAIADAGGLDDIAAWSIGGQQHGMVALDADGRVIRPALLWNDTRSGGAAAQLTAEFGAPALAERTGLVPVASFTITKLRWLRDNEPENAARVAAVALPHDWLTWRLRGYGPAGESALGPVLDELVTDRSDASGTGYWSPETGGYDRELLVAALGHDALLPRVLGPDEWVTDAAGRRVGPGAGDNAGAALGVGAVPGDAIVSIGTSGTVFAVSAERTIDATGTVAGFADASGNFLPIVVTLNAARVLDAIARLLGVDHAELSALALTAEPGSGGLRLIPYFEGERTPNLPDATASLEGMTLASTTRANLARAAVEGMLSGLGAGLDALRGLGVPLERVLLIGGAAQSEAVRRVAPAVFGLPVEVPEPGEYVALGAARQAAGTLG; this is encoded by the coding sequence ATGACGCTGGTGTTGGGGGTCGATTCGTCGACCCAGTCGTGCAAGGTCGTCGTGATCGACGCGGAATCGGGCGCGATCGTGCGCACGGGCCGCGCGAGTCATCCCGACGGCACCGAGGTCGATCCCGCCGCGTGGTGGGAGGCCCTGCAGGCAGCCATCGCGGATGCGGGCGGCCTCGACGACATCGCCGCGTGGTCCATCGGCGGGCAGCAGCACGGGATGGTCGCGCTGGATGCCGACGGCCGCGTCATCCGTCCGGCCCTGCTGTGGAACGACACCCGCTCCGGCGGCGCGGCAGCCCAGCTGACCGCCGAGTTCGGTGCCCCGGCGCTCGCCGAGCGCACGGGTCTCGTACCGGTCGCCTCCTTCACCATCACGAAGCTGCGGTGGCTGCGCGACAACGAACCCGAGAACGCGGCGCGCGTGGCCGCCGTCGCGCTGCCGCACGACTGGCTCACCTGGCGTCTGCGCGGCTATGGCCCCGCGGGCGAGAGTGCGCTCGGTCCGGTGCTCGACGAGCTCGTGACCGACCGCTCCGACGCCTCCGGAACCGGCTACTGGTCGCCCGAGACGGGCGGCTACGACAGGGAGCTGCTCGTCGCCGCTCTCGGTCACGACGCACTCCTGCCGCGCGTGCTCGGCCCCGACGAGTGGGTGACGGATGCGGCGGGCCGCCGCGTCGGTCCCGGCGCCGGCGACAACGCGGGCGCCGCCCTCGGCGTCGGCGCGGTCCCGGGCGATGCGATCGTCTCCATCGGCACCTCGGGCACGGTGTTCGCCGTCAGCGCCGAGCGCACGATCGACGCGACCGGCACGGTGGCCGGATTCGCCGACGCATCGGGCAACTTCCTTCCCATCGTCGTGACCCTCAACGCCGCGCGGGTGCTCGACGCCATCGCCCGGCTGCTCGGGGTCGACCACGCCGAGCTCAGCGCGCTCGCGCTGACGGCGGAGCCCGGGTCCGGCGGGCTGCGACTCATCCCCTACTTCGAGGGCGAGCGCACCCCCAACCTTCCGGACGCGACCGCGTCCCTGGAGGGAATGACGCTCGCCTCGACGACGCGGGCGAACCTCGCCCGCGCGGCGGTGGAGGGCATGCTGTCCGGTCTCGGCGCGGGCCTCGACGCCCTCCGCGGGCTCGGCGTGCCGCTCGAACGCGTGCTTCTGATCGGAGGTGCTGCCCAGTCCGAGGCGGTGCGCCGCGTCGCTCCCGCGGTCTTCGGGCTGCCGGTCGAGGTTCCCGAGCCGGGGGAGTACGTCGCGCTGGGTGCCGCACGCCAGGCCGCCGGCACGCTCGGGTGA